Proteins co-encoded in one Verrucomicrobiota bacterium genomic window:
- a CDS encoding cytochrome b N-terminal domain-containing protein, with protein MNALRNAANWLDRRLHLVKLWEQTAGHPVPVSTGSWFYTFGSMTTLCLVMQLVTGILLAFVYVPSAAESYQTLETLNFITPLGWFMRGMHYWGSNMMVIMMALHMTQVFLWGAYKYPRELTWITGVVLLLVTLGMAFTGQVMRWDADAYWGVGIGAAIMGRVPVIGGDLVSLLLGGPIIGSETLSRFFALHVFIIPGTLLAMLAVHLRLVLGKGINEVPAPGVQVRRATYDKFYHRVLRDQGAPFVPDVVSKDLVANGLLLIAIVCLALFVGPKGPAIPAQPNLVISEAKPDFPFLWLLSAAALLPNGSEYVLFFVMPVIAIGILFLLPFVCGEGEKNWRRRPVSIIAVILIYLTIGMLTYAGMTGPWSPHMEAWSNNLLPPDLLKDRTPVELAGAVVFQNKQCRNCHAVGEDGGQRGPNLTRIGTRMTQPQLVRQVIQGGGNMPAYGNTLSQEEVRCLVAYLASLHPRNEIPARDPEIPSKGYRAGEPAGLQPVKNAPPPPGVEQPPRADHHD; from the coding sequence ATGAACGCGCTTCGAAATGCCGCGAATTGGTTGGACCGGCGACTCCACCTCGTCAAGCTTTGGGAACAGACGGCGGGTCACCCTGTGCCGGTGAGCACCGGGAGCTGGTTTTATACCTTCGGAAGCATGACGACGCTGTGCCTTGTGATGCAGCTCGTCACCGGTATCCTGCTCGCTTTCGTCTACGTTCCGTCCGCGGCCGAGTCCTATCAGACGTTGGAAACGCTGAACTTCATTACGCCCCTGGGCTGGTTCATGCGCGGAATGCACTACTGGGGTTCCAACATGATGGTGATCATGATGGCTCTGCACATGACGCAGGTGTTCCTCTGGGGCGCTTACAAGTACCCGCGCGAACTCACCTGGATCACCGGCGTCGTGTTGTTGCTGGTCACCTTGGGGATGGCGTTTACGGGCCAGGTGATGCGCTGGGATGCCGACGCGTACTGGGGCGTAGGCATCGGGGCGGCGATCATGGGGCGCGTCCCAGTCATCGGGGGTGACCTTGTCAGCCTGTTGTTAGGGGGGCCTATTATCGGGAGTGAAACGCTCAGCCGCTTCTTCGCGCTGCACGTCTTCATCATCCCGGGGACTTTGCTGGCGATGCTGGCGGTGCACCTCCGGCTGGTGCTCGGCAAGGGCATTAATGAAGTGCCCGCGCCCGGCGTCCAGGTCCGAAGGGCGACGTACGACAAATTTTACCACCGGGTTTTGCGTGACCAGGGCGCCCCGTTTGTGCCGGACGTGGTCAGTAAGGACCTGGTGGCGAACGGGCTGCTGTTAATCGCCATCGTTTGCCTGGCGTTATTCGTGGGACCTAAAGGTCCTGCGATCCCGGCGCAGCCTAACCTGGTCATTTCCGAGGCCAAGCCGGACTTTCCGTTCCTGTGGCTCTTGTCGGCGGCGGCCCTGCTGCCGAACGGCTCGGAATACGTGCTTTTCTTTGTAATGCCGGTGATCGCCATCGGCATATTGTTCCTGTTGCCCTTTGTCTGCGGCGAAGGCGAAAAAAACTGGCGCCGCCGCCCGGTCTCGATCATTGCGGTAATTCTGATTTATCTGACGATCGGGATGCTGACCTATGCTGGGATGACCGGGCCGTGGTCGCCGCACATGGAAGCGTGGTCCAACAACCTGCTTCCGCCGGATTTGCTCAAAGACCGTACGCCGGTCGAACTGGCGGGCGCGGTGGTATTCCAGAACAAGCAATGCCGGAACTGTCATGCGGTCGGTGAGGATGGCGGCCAGCGGGGTCCTAACCTGACCCGCATTGGGACCCGAATGACGCAGCCCCAACTGGTCCGGCAGGTGATTCAGGGCGGCGGCAACATGCCGGCGTACGGAAACACCCTTTCGCAGGAGGAGGTCCGCTGTCTGGTCGCGTACCTCGCCTCGTTGCACCCACGCAACGAGATCCCGGCGCGTGACCCGGAAATTCCGTCGAAGGGTTACCGTGCGGGCGAACCGGCCGGCCTGCAACCGGTGAAGAACGCGCCGCCGCCGCCCGGGGTTGAACAACCGCCCCGGGCCGATCACCACGACTGA
- a CDS encoding ubiquinol-cytochrome c reductase iron-sulfur subunit, with product MDPDHDHDHDINEHTPPPGIRADSPSRRDFLFGLGVGLNAIAAAMVGVPLIGFVLASFRKPPPTWISLGSLSQFPENTTRMASFTNPGARPEDGPTAHIPVWVRRLAQNEITVFAVNCTHLGCPVRWFEESKLFLCPCHGGAFYADGEHAAGPPPRPLYKYESKIENGELQINGGYLPTIAHPLSPKA from the coding sequence ATGGATCCGGATCACGATCACGATCACGATATAAACGAGCATACACCGCCCCCGGGGATCCGGGCCGACTCCCCCTCACGCCGTGATTTTTTGTTCGGGCTGGGGGTCGGATTAAACGCGATTGCCGCGGCGATGGTAGGCGTGCCCCTGATCGGCTTTGTGCTTGCCAGCTTCAGGAAGCCGCCTCCTACCTGGATTTCGCTTGGATCGCTTTCCCAGTTCCCTGAGAACACCACCCGCATGGCATCTTTCACCAATCCGGGTGCCCGCCCCGAGGACGGCCCGACGGCCCACATTCCGGTCTGGGTTCGACGGTTGGCGCAGAATGAAATCACCGTGTTTGCGGTGAATTGCACGCATTTGGGCTGCCCGGTGCGTTGGTTCGAAGAGTCGAAGCTTTTTCTCTGCCCGTGCCATGGAGGCGCATTTTACGCCGACGGCGAACACGCCGCCGGGCCGCCGCCGCGCCCGCTTTACAAGTACGAGTCCAAGATCGAAAACGGTGAACTGCAGATCAACGGCGGTTACCTGCCCACCATCGCCCATCCGCTCAGTCCGAAAGCATAG
- a CDS encoding c-type cytochrome has translation MKKYFGRQHFLCGLAGLACLTVTGCGRFPGQPRPEDRWKPPSSITEFTTLYQTNCRACHSDGKDLTPSIAMNNPLYLAVIPRDVLRKVVSEGVQNSLMPGFEEGHNGDLTAEQMDSLVNGIYDWAKNGAPAAGTALPPYSAPPADAGRGGTAFKTYCASCHNEDGNGGKGGSVVNSDYLHLVSDQYLRSVVIAGRPELGMPNYQQLVPNKPMSPEEISDVVAWLISHRQRTSPELVEAGAPGPTPITH, from the coding sequence ATGAAGAAATATTTTGGGCGGCAGCACTTTCTTTGCGGCCTGGCGGGCCTCGCCTGCCTGACGGTCACGGGCTGCGGCCGGTTCCCCGGCCAACCCCGGCCGGAAGACCGATGGAAACCGCCGAGCTCAATCACTGAGTTTACTACCCTGTACCAGACTAACTGCCGGGCCTGCCACAGCGATGGGAAGGATTTGACTCCGTCGATCGCGATGAACAATCCGCTCTACCTGGCGGTGATTCCGCGCGACGTCCTGCGCAAAGTGGTTTCCGAGGGGGTCCAAAATTCATTGATGCCGGGATTTGAGGAAGGGCATAACGGAGATCTGACGGCCGAGCAGATGGACTCACTGGTGAACGGCATCTACGACTGGGCGAAAAACGGTGCGCCGGCGGCCGGGACAGCCCTTCCGCCCTATTCTGCGCCTCCGGCCGACGCCGGCCGGGGCGGAACGGCGTTCAAGACCTACTGTGCAAGCTGCCATAATGAGGATGGCAACGGCGGCAAGGGCGGGTCGGTGGTGAATTCCGACTACCTGCACCTGGTCAGCGACCAGTACCTGCGGTCCGTCGTGATTGCCGGGCGGCCGGAACTCGGGATGCCGAACTACCAACAACTGGTGCCGAACAAGCCGATGTCGCCGGAGGAAATTTCGGACGTGGTGGCCTGGCTGATTTCACACCGCCAACGGACCAGCCCGGAGCTCGTCGAGGCGGGCGCCCCGGGGCCGACACCCATAACTCACTAG
- a CDS encoding heme-copper oxidase subunit III translates to MTLVILTESALFTIFVVAYVYYMGKSLSGPYPHEVLELPILGSIMLFGSSGTIVRAEHWLKHNNLPRFHLWWGVTVLLGLGFLVYTGMEWNKLIYREHLTLNSNLFGSTYYSLVGLHASHVVVGALLLSMVLIASLRGSIQHRHHEHIEMISWYWHFVDAVWVVVLTVVYIISPRVY, encoded by the coding sequence ATGACGCTGGTGATTCTGACCGAATCGGCGCTATTCACCATATTCGTGGTAGCATACGTCTACTACATGGGCAAAAGCCTGAGCGGCCCGTACCCGCATGAAGTGCTGGAACTACCGATCCTCGGCAGCATCATGCTGTTCGGCAGCAGCGGCACCATCGTGAGGGCCGAGCACTGGCTCAAGCACAACAACCTGCCTCGGTTCCACCTGTGGTGGGGCGTGACCGTCCTGCTGGGCCTCGGTTTTCTTGTTTATACGGGGATGGAGTGGAACAAGCTGATCTACCGGGAGCACCTGACCCTCAACAGCAACCTGTTCGGGTCGACCTATTATTCGCTGGTCGGTTTACACGCGAGCCACGTGGTGGTCGGGGCGCTCCTTCTATCGATGGTCCTGATCGCCTCGCTGCGCGGGTCCATCCAGCACCGGCACCACGAGCATATCGAAATGATTTCCTGGTACTGGCATTTCGTCGATGCCGTCTGGGTGGTGGTTTTAACCGTCGTTTACATCATCAGCCCGAGAGTTTACTAG
- the ctaD gene encoding cytochrome c oxidase subunit I, whose translation MANGTSTIEVGTEEFPALPGQEKGTLTGWVNDLVFTVDHKKLGLLYIGTAWLFFVAGGIMATLIRLQVALPGNHLVNPETFNALFTMHGTIMIFFVAMPLIFGFANYIVPLQIGARDMAFPRLNAFSFWLTFFGGCLLLLSYVTGPSLYAAGGPPEVAWFALAPLSSRAFYPGPSVDYWSLALLVSGIGSVTGGINIMTTIFCYRTKGMTLYRMPLFTWLSLTTMFLVVVFLPPLSAAQIMLLLQRYLGAKFFEPLAGGSPILWQHFFWIFGHPEVYILVLPAFGILNEVVPVFSRKPIFGYPMMVAASVLIGFVSAGVWAHHMFTVGLNSFSVTFFAFATMVIAIPTGLKIFNWLGTMWGGKIRFEVPMLFSIAFILQFLIAGLTGIMLGVAPYDWQLNDSYFVIAHFHYVIVGGIVMAIFSGTYFWYPKAFGRMLDHRLGLWHFWLFTIGFHLTFDPQHFAGILGMPRRIYTYQPGRGWEIWNLLSTIGALIQGVASVIFIFNLFWSAWRGKKAGEDPWDAWTLEWATTSPPPDYNFETLPEVRSRRPLWDLKHPEDPDWKFE comes from the coding sequence ATGGCAAACGGAACCAGTACGATTGAAGTCGGGACGGAGGAGTTTCCGGCACTTCCCGGCCAGGAGAAAGGAACCCTGACCGGTTGGGTCAACGACCTCGTCTTCACCGTCGACCACAAAAAGCTAGGGCTGCTGTACATCGGCACAGCCTGGTTGTTTTTCGTGGCCGGCGGGATCATGGCAACCTTGATTCGGCTGCAGGTGGCGCTGCCGGGCAACCATTTGGTCAACCCCGAAACCTTCAACGCCCTGTTCACCATGCACGGCACGATCATGATTTTCTTCGTGGCGATGCCGCTGATTTTCGGGTTTGCCAATTATATCGTGCCGTTGCAGATCGGGGCGCGCGACATGGCGTTTCCGCGGCTGAACGCCTTCTCTTTCTGGCTCACGTTTTTCGGCGGGTGCCTGCTTCTGCTGAGTTACGTGACCGGGCCGAGCCTTTACGCGGCCGGCGGGCCGCCCGAGGTGGCCTGGTTTGCCCTTGCCCCGCTGAGCTCGCGCGCTTTCTACCCGGGGCCGAGCGTGGATTACTGGTCGTTGGCCCTGCTGGTGAGCGGTATCGGCAGCGTGACGGGCGGCATCAACATCATGACGACCATCTTCTGTTACCGGACCAAGGGCATGACGCTCTACCGGATGCCGCTGTTTACCTGGCTGAGCCTGACGACCATGTTTCTCGTGGTCGTCTTCCTGCCGCCGTTGTCCGCCGCGCAGATCATGCTCCTGCTGCAACGTTACCTGGGCGCGAAGTTTTTCGAGCCGCTGGCGGGCGGTTCGCCGATCCTCTGGCAGCACTTCTTCTGGATATTCGGTCACCCGGAAGTGTACATCCTGGTGCTGCCGGCCTTCGGCATCCTGAACGAAGTGGTGCCGGTTTTTTCCCGCAAACCGATCTTCGGCTACCCCATGATGGTGGCGGCCAGCGTCCTGATCGGGTTTGTCAGCGCCGGGGTCTGGGCTCACCACATGTTCACGGTTGGCCTCAACTCCTTCAGCGTCACCTTCTTTGCGTTTGCGACCATGGTGATTGCGATCCCCACCGGTCTGAAGATCTTCAACTGGCTGGGGACCATGTGGGGCGGCAAGATTCGCTTTGAAGTGCCGATGCTCTTCTCCATCGCTTTCATCCTGCAATTCCTGATTGCCGGGCTGACGGGCATCATGCTGGGTGTAGCACCGTATGACTGGCAGTTGAACGACTCCTACTTCGTCATAGCGCATTTCCATTACGTGATTGTGGGCGGCATCGTGATGGCCATCTTTTCCGGCACCTACTTCTGGTACCCGAAAGCCTTCGGCCGGATGCTGGACCACCGGCTTGGCCTGTGGCATTTCTGGCTCTTCACGATCGGCTTCCACCTGACGTTCGACCCGCAGCACTTCGCGGGCATTCTGGGTATGCCGCGGCGCATCTACACTTACCAGCCGGGCCGGGGCTGGGAGATCTGGAACCTGCTGTCGACGATCGGCGCACTGATTCAGGGGGTAGCCTCGGTCATCTTCATCTTCAACCTTTTCTGGTCAGCCTGGCGCGGCAAGAAGGCCGGGGAGGATCCATGGGACGCGTGGACGCTCGAGTGGGCCACCACTTCTCCGCCGCCGGATTACAACTTCGAGACCTTGCCCGAAGTGCGCAGCCGCCGTCCGCTTTGGGATCTCAAACATCCGGAAGATCCCGACTGGAAGTTCGAGTAA
- the coxB gene encoding cytochrome c oxidase subunit II yields the protein MNCVDTQGLLGERLSRSTGVSQERCQKGKLRKLFPGGPPPARSGAGLVTLLWLAQGASAWAQGSSLPMRPIQNIFEPHSGPADTLMQIAVLTMVICAGIFLIVGGLTVYAIWRYRRRGPEDDNAEPPQVYGSAAIELAWAVPPILIVVVLALVTARTIGELRAPRSNPNDLQVVVVGHRYWWEFRYPKEDIVTANELHVPVDDRKTGEVTQLILHSADTNHGFWVPELGGKSWLVPNYENTMFIQPWDAGVYLGNCTVLCGDQHANMLIRVIVESKEDFQKWVADQKQVPPQNSTADQGKRQFIDNSCGSCHRITGTVADGVFGPDLTHFASRQTLGSGVAPNDDANLRSWLQDPQVLKPGCLMPNMKLKEAQVEQILAYLKTLK from the coding sequence ATGAATTGCGTTGATACCCAGGGCCTTTTGGGAGAGCGCTTGAGCAGGTCGACCGGCGTCAGTCAGGAGCGGTGTCAGAAGGGCAAACTTCGAAAACTTTTTCCGGGTGGACCGCCCCCGGCCCGCTCCGGGGCAGGTTTGGTGACCTTGCTCTGGCTGGCGCAGGGGGCTTCGGCGTGGGCGCAGGGTTCAAGCCTGCCGATGCGTCCGATCCAGAACATTTTCGAGCCGCACTCGGGTCCGGCCGATACGTTGATGCAGATCGCGGTGCTGACGATGGTCATCTGCGCCGGTATATTTCTGATCGTCGGGGGCCTGACCGTGTACGCCATCTGGCGCTACCGGCGGCGCGGCCCCGAAGACGACAATGCTGAGCCGCCGCAGGTTTACGGCAGCGCGGCGATCGAACTGGCCTGGGCGGTGCCGCCGATTTTGATCGTGGTGGTGCTGGCTCTGGTCACAGCCCGAACCATCGGCGAGCTTCGCGCGCCGCGGAGCAACCCGAACGACCTCCAGGTCGTGGTGGTCGGCCACCGGTACTGGTGGGAATTCCGTTACCCGAAAGAGGACATCGTCACCGCCAACGAATTGCACGTTCCGGTCGATGACCGGAAGACCGGCGAGGTCACGCAACTGATCCTGCATTCGGCTGATACGAACCATGGTTTCTGGGTACCTGAACTGGGAGGCAAAAGCTGGTTGGTACCCAACTACGAAAACACGATGTTCATCCAGCCGTGGGATGCCGGCGTTTACCTGGGCAACTGCACGGTGTTGTGCGGCGACCAGCACGCCAACATGCTCATCCGCGTCATCGTTGAATCGAAGGAGGATTTTCAAAAGTGGGTTGCGGACCAGAAGCAGGTTCCACCCCAAAACTCGACTGCCGACCAGGGCAAAAGGCAGTTTATAGATAATTCCTGCGGCAGCTGCCATCGTATTACCGGAACCGTAGCCGACGGCGTGTTCGGACCGGACCTTACCCACTTCGCCAGCCGGCAGACGCTGGGCTCGGGGGTTGCCCCGAACGATGATGCCAACCTGCGCTCCTGGCTGCAGGACCCGCAGGTGCTCAAGCCGGGCTGCCTGATGCCTAACATGAAGCTCAAAGAAGCCCAGGTGGAGCAAATCCTAGCCTACCTCAAGACCCTTAAATAA
- the hisI gene encoding phosphoribosyl-AMP cyclohydrolase has translation MNLEFKFDPDGLIPAIVRESRPPGRVLMMAWMNREALARTLETGLMHYWSRSRRKLWLKGESSGHTQRVQRWFADCDRDALLFEVEQVAGACHTGYRSCFFQELDREGNPLPVRESKVFEPEAVYR, from the coding sequence ATGAACCTAGAATTCAAGTTTGATCCGGACGGTTTGATCCCGGCGATCGTGCGGGAAAGCCGGCCGCCCGGCCGGGTGTTGATGATGGCCTGGATGAACCGCGAAGCCCTCGCGCGCACCCTCGAAACCGGCCTGATGCATTACTGGAGCCGCTCGCGCCGCAAACTGTGGCTCAAAGGCGAAAGCAGCGGCCACACTCAGCGGGTGCAACGCTGGTTTGCCGATTGCGATCGGGATGCCTTATTGTTCGAGGTGGAACAGGTCGCCGGTGCGTGCCATACCGGTTACCGGTCCTGCTTTTTCCAGGAACTGGATCGTGAAGGAAACCCCTTGCCGGTCCGGGAATCCAAGGTGTTTGAGCCGGAGGCTGTGTACCGCTGA
- the trpE gene encoding anthranilate synthase component I — translation MNPHPLYPSFAEFAELAKQGNLVPVYTEFVADYETPLSVLEKIDDGRRSFLFESAELNDHVGRYSILGSQPRVYFESRGAEILIEENGREERFITNSDPLTEVKRLMGRYRAVSLPNLPPFAGGAVGYIGFDVVRFFEPTVSPPPADTLQLPDSVFMITDNFLVFDHRFRRLKIVALALLEDQDPETAYREAGARVHGIIGRLQAPTSSRLMNAAPIPASLQPVSNTTREEFYEMVERAKEHIRAGDIFQIVPSQRFEAPFRGDPLALYRALRFVNPSPYLFCLRLGERFALVGSSPEVHVRLQGRKVEIRPLAGTRRRGATLEEDQKLAEELLCDPKERAEHVMLVDLARNDVGRICDYGSVKVSDLMTIERYSHVMHIVSHVAGCLQEGRDAYDVMRATFPAGTVSGAPKVRAMQLINEFEKAKRAVYSGAIGYFGFDGNLDSCIALRTVVMKDGMAYVQAGGGVVADSTPEGEYQESVNKAMALFRAIERAQQLL, via the coding sequence ATGAATCCGCACCCGTTGTACCCGTCGTTTGCGGAGTTTGCCGAACTGGCCAAACAGGGCAACCTGGTCCCCGTCTATACGGAGTTCGTGGCCGATTACGAGACTCCGCTCAGCGTGCTTGAAAAAATCGATGACGGCCGGCGCTCTTTTCTCTTCGAATCGGCCGAACTGAACGACCATGTCGGGCGGTATTCGATCCTGGGCAGCCAGCCGCGGGTCTACTTCGAAAGCCGTGGCGCCGAAATCCTGATTGAAGAAAACGGACGCGAGGAGCGTTTTATCACGAATTCAGACCCGCTGACGGAGGTTAAACGCCTGATGGGACGCTACCGTGCGGTGTCCCTCCCGAATTTGCCGCCTTTTGCAGGGGGCGCCGTCGGCTACATCGGTTTCGATGTGGTCCGTTTCTTTGAGCCGACGGTATCGCCGCCGCCGGCGGATACCCTGCAACTGCCGGATTCGGTGTTCATGATCACCGACAACTTCCTGGTTTTCGATCACCGGTTCCGTCGCCTGAAGATCGTGGCGCTCGCCCTCCTGGAGGATCAGGACCCGGAAACGGCTTACCGGGAGGCGGGGGCGAGGGTTCATGGGATCATCGGCCGGCTGCAGGCGCCGACGTCCAGCCGGTTGATGAACGCCGCACCGATCCCCGCCTCGCTGCAGCCGGTCAGCAACACCACCCGTGAGGAATTTTACGAGATGGTGGAGCGGGCCAAAGAGCATATCCGGGCCGGTGACATCTTCCAGATTGTGCCTTCGCAGCGTTTCGAAGCGCCTTTTCGGGGTGATCCGCTGGCGTTATATCGCGCGCTTCGCTTCGTGAACCCGTCGCCCTACCTGTTCTGCCTGCGTCTGGGCGAGCGTTTCGCGCTGGTCGGAAGTTCACCCGAGGTGCACGTGCGCCTCCAGGGACGGAAAGTGGAGATCCGGCCCCTGGCGGGTACCCGCCGGCGGGGCGCAACTCTGGAGGAAGATCAGAAACTTGCGGAGGAACTCCTGTGCGACCCCAAAGAGCGTGCCGAACACGTCATGCTGGTTGACCTGGCGCGGAACGACGTCGGCCGGATCTGCGATTACGGTTCAGTCAAGGTTTCCGACCTGATGACCATCGAGCGCTACAGCCATGTGATGCACATCGTCTCGCACGTGGCCGGCTGTCTGCAGGAAGGCCGGGACGCCTACGACGTCATGCGCGCCACCTTTCCCGCCGGCACGGTCTCGGGTGCCCCCAAAGTGCGGGCCATGCAGCTCATCAATGAGTTCGAAAAAGCCAAACGCGCCGTCTACTCCGGGGCGATCGGCTATTTCGGTTTCGATGGGAACCTCGATTCCTGTATCGCCCTCCGGACGGTGGTCATGAAAGACGGCATGGCCTACGTGCAAGCCGGCGGCGGCGTGGTTGCGGACTCCACCCCGGAAGGCGAATATCAGGAGAGCGTGAACAAGGCGATGGCCCTGTTCCGGGCCATCGAGCGGGCCCAACAACTGTTATGA
- a CDS encoding aminodeoxychorismate/anthranilate synthase component II — MMLVIDNYDSFTYNLVQYFGDLGASMAVRRNDEITLDEARKLDPERICLSPGPGTPLETGICNDLIRYFGPRVPILGVCLGHQCIGHVYGGEVVRADRLMHGKTSPILHEGDGVFAGLPNPFEATRYHSLIVRRETLPPDLEILAETSDGEIMGLRHRRHPVHGVQFHPESILTHEGRKLLANFLAMRG, encoded by the coding sequence ATGATGCTGGTTATCGACAATTACGATTCGTTCACTTACAACCTCGTCCAGTATTTCGGGGACTTGGGAGCCAGCATGGCCGTCCGCCGCAACGACGAGATTACGCTGGATGAGGCCCGAAAGTTGGACCCGGAACGCATCTGTTTATCGCCGGGACCTGGAACGCCCCTGGAAACGGGGATCTGTAACGACCTGATCCGTTATTTCGGCCCGCGCGTTCCGATCCTGGGCGTCTGCCTCGGACATCAATGCATCGGGCACGTGTACGGCGGCGAGGTCGTTCGGGCGGACCGGTTGATGCATGGCAAGACCTCCCCCATCCTGCACGAAGGCGATGGCGTGTTCGCCGGGTTGCCGAACCCGTTTGAAGCGACCCGTTACCATTCATTGATCGTCCGGCGTGAAACCCTGCCGCCGGACCTGGAGATCCTGGCCGAAACCTCCGACGGCGAGATTATGGGGCTGCGGCACCGCCGGCACCCTGTCCACGGGGTGCAATTCCACCCGGAGTCAATCCTCACCCACGAGGGTCGGAAGCTCCTGGCCAACTTCCTCGCGATGCGAGGGTGA